The DNA sequence GCCCGGATGAAATCGCCGCTTTTTTGAAGAATGCATGATGCTTATTATCTATAGATGACAATAAAAATTTGAAGGGAGATATATGCCGGAAATAAAACGAATCGAAGAAATAATGATACCGCTCAATAAGTATCCCCATATCCCATACTGGTTCACCTTGCGCCAGGCTATTGCCGAAATGGAAAAGTCGGAACTTGATATTAACGGACGCAAATCGCTTCCCCGCGTGGTGCTGGTATTTGACGAAAAATACCGTCTCATGGGGACTGTGCGCCGACGCGATATTATGCGAGGGCTCGAACCGGAGTTTCTAAGTTCACCGTCAAAACAGCAGAGCAAATGGTTTAACATCCAGGTTGACCCCAACCTGATGGAGCTATCCTTCGATAAAGTGGTCAATGGGATTCG is a window from the Candidatus Zixiibacteriota bacterium genome containing:
- a CDS encoding CBS domain-containing protein, which encodes MPEIKRIEEIMIPLNKYPHIPYWFTLRQAIAEMEKSELDINGRKSLPRVVLVFDEKYRLMGTVRRRDIMRGLEPEFLSSPSKQQSKWFNIQVDPNLMELSFDKVVNGIRERAERPVSEVMLPIARTIDAGDHLMKVIYEMVSNDLSLIPVTREGRVIGVIRSVDVFHEIATLIL